In Caretta caretta isolate rCarCar2 chromosome 4, rCarCar1.hap1, whole genome shotgun sequence, one genomic interval encodes:
- the LOC142068403 gene encoding class I histocompatibility antigen, F10 alpha chain-like encodes MGQGNRGTLGILERLLLTLSCVSGFHIIQTIYGCDLREDNTTWGFYQDSYDGRDFLTFDKETVTWVAADIGAQISKRRWDAEVLDNQRWKRYLEEECIPWLRSSLEYGKETLQRKVRPTARVSDRSSHDGLTTLSCKVSGFYPRDITVTWLRNGESRQHETYSEGILPSGDGTYQTWVTMEIDPKIKGHYSCHVEHESLSEPLSVSWEPNNNLIPTVAGVITAAVLIGVIIGVVVWKKKRPGKKGDGYAVAQANDQGSSGSDLSAQA; translated from the exons ATGGGGCAGGGAAACAGAGGGACCCTGGGGATTCT agagaggctgctgctgaccCTCAGCTGTGTTTCAGGGTTTCACATTATCCAGACGATATACGGCTGTGATCTCCGGGAAGACAACACCACTTGGGGGTTTTACCAGGATTCATATGACGGACGCGACTTTCTTACCTTCGATAAGGAGACCGTGACTTGGGTAGCAGCAGACATTGGGGCTCAGATCTCCAAGAGGAGATGGGATGCTGAAGTACTTGACAACCAGCGGTGGAAACGCTACCTGGAGGAGGAATGTATTCCCTGGCTAAGGAGTTCTCTAGAGTACGGGAAGGAGACTCTGCAGAGGAAAG TGCGCCCAACAGCTAGAGTGAGCGACAGGTCATCTCATGACGGCCTCACCACCCTCTCCTGTAAGGTCAGTGGGTTCTACCCCCGGGACATCACCGTGACCTGGCTGAGAAATGGGGAGAGCAGACAGCATGAGACCTACTCTGAAGGCATCCTACCCAGTGGGGACGGGACCTACCAGACCTGGGTGACAATGGAGATTGATCCCAAGATCAAAGGCCATTATTCATGTCACGTGGAGCATGAAAGCCTGTCAGAGCCACTCTCCGTCTCCTGGG AACCAAATAACAATCTGATTCCCACTGTGGCTGGAGTTATCACTGCAGCTGTCCTGATTGGTGTTATAATCGGAGTAGTCGTCTGGAAAAAGAAACGCCCAG ggaagaagggagatggCTATGCTGTAGCTCAGG